A part of Mustela erminea isolate mMusErm1 chromosome 9, mMusErm1.Pri, whole genome shotgun sequence genomic DNA contains:
- the TMEM138 gene encoding LOW QUALITY PROTEIN: transmembrane protein 138 (The sequence of the model RefSeq protein was modified relative to this genomic sequence to represent the inferred CDS: inserted 1 base in 1 codon; deleted 2 bases in 1 codon), with protein sequence MLQTSNYSLVLSLQFLLLSYDLFVNSFSELLRTAPVIQLVLFIIQDIAILFXIIIIFLMFFKHLVFQAGLVNLLFHKFKGTIILTAVYFALSISLHVWVMNLRWKNSNRFVWTDGLQTLFVFQRLAAVLYCYFYKRTAVRLGDPRFYQDSLWLRKEFTQVQR encoded by the exons ATGCTGCAGACCAGTAACTATAGCCTGGTGCTCTCCCTGCAGTTCCTCCTGCTGTCCTATGACCTCTTTGTCAATTCCTTCTCGGAGCTGCTCCGGACGGCTCCCGTCATCCAGCTGGTGCTCTTCAT CATCCAGGATATCGCAATCCTCT acatcatcatcattttcCTCATGTTCTTCAAACACCTT GTCTTCCAGGCTGGCTTGGTCAACCTCCTGTTCCACAAGTTCAAAGGGACCATCATCCTCACAGCTGTTTACTTCGCCCTCAGCATCTCCCTTCATGTCTGGGTCATG AACTTACGCTGGAAAAACTCCAACCGTTTTGTCTGGACAGACGGACTTCAAACGCTATTTGTATTCCAGAGACTAG CGGCAGTGTTATACTGTTACTTCTACAAACGCACAGCTGTGAGACTGGGTGATCCTCGCTTCTACCAGGACTCTTTATGGCTGCGCAAGGAGTTCACGCAAGTCCAAAGGTGA